The proteins below are encoded in one region of Sulfolobus sp. A20:
- a CDS encoding ATPase, giving the protein MRILVNGLLPNDSGKTTFSLSLIRLFRQVGIELFPLKPMAGHNAWYSFNTLIRSEELGALAGNDALKYYDETKKDIRKINPFAVLFIPIDLEKLGFNVSLYNLMMDYGFPYLIRFSDCITGIDSYFVNSNAELYSPKPLLRFINNLSLKFNARSSNSLRQLIDSSPYNIDVCVEITFKENENVIIESYNDSSSPTNRSADVDYVFIVSPAKAFLVKGDEFKKALSLYSIPPWNVKVSSLIKYLKIEKSFEIDIGESIAKEEILDWTLKS; this is encoded by the coding sequence ATGAGAATATTAGTTAATGGTTTATTACCAAATGACTCTGGAAAGACAACTTTTTCATTATCTCTAATAAGATTGTTTCGTCAAGTAGGCATTGAGCTATTTCCCTTAAAGCCTATGGCAGGACATAATGCTTGGTACAGTTTTAACACTCTGATAAGAAGTGAGGAATTAGGTGCTCTAGCTGGCAATGATGCGTTAAAATATTATGACGAAACTAAAAAGGACATTAGAAAAATAAATCCGTTTGCCGTTCTTTTCATTCCAATAGACTTAGAAAAGTTAGGGTTTAACGTATCTTTATATAACCTAATGATGGATTATGGATTTCCATATTTAATTCGATTCAGCGATTGTATAACTGGTATAGACAGCTATTTTGTCAACTCTAACGCAGAACTATATTCACCTAAACCTTTATTACGCTTCATAAATAACTTATCCTTAAAATTTAACGCTAGATCCTCCAATAGCTTAAGGCAACTTATAGATTCTTCTCCATATAACATAGATGTTTGTGTAGAAATCACTTTCAAAGAGAATGAAAATGTGATAATTGAAAGTTACAATGACTCATCTTCACCCACAAATAGGTCTGCTGATGTTGATTATGTATTCATAGTATCGCCTGCTAAAGCGTTTTTAGTTAAGGGTGACGAATTTAAAAAGGCACTATCTTTATACTCAATTCCTCCATGGAATGTAAAAGTATCAAGTTTAATTAAATATCTAAAAATAGAGAAAAGTTTTGAGATAGACATAGGCGAAAGTATCGCTAAGGAGGAAATATTAGACTGGACTCTTAAATCTTGA
- a CDS encoding alpha/beta fold hydrolase, giving the protein MYQLKDKYVEIKGKRIHFIEEGNGDPVLLFHGARFNAYTWHETGTIKSISDNGFRAISVDFPGFGKSENVQGLKLTEFIKTFMDSLEIDKANLLGASMGGEAVLGFSVDYPNLVSSLILVGAVGVKNYENSLDKISEIPVLLVWGSNDTISPKSNYELLLKKLKNAKLKIIGRNHACYLDNPEGFNNTVVEFLKGLKNGK; this is encoded by the coding sequence ATGTATCAATTAAAAGATAAATATGTCGAGATAAAAGGAAAGAGGATACACTTCATAGAGGAAGGTAACGGTGATCCCGTACTCCTGTTTCATGGAGCAAGGTTTAATGCTTATACATGGCACGAAACTGGTACAATCAAATCTATAAGCGATAACGGTTTTAGGGCAATCTCTGTGGACTTTCCAGGTTTCGGAAAGTCAGAGAATGTACAAGGGTTAAAGCTCACTGAATTCATAAAAACATTTATGGATAGCCTAGAAATCGATAAGGCTAATTTATTGGGAGCTTCCATGGGAGGCGAAGCCGTATTAGGCTTTTCGGTTGACTATCCGAATCTAGTCTCTTCCCTTATACTGGTAGGAGCAGTTGGGGTAAAAAATTACGAGAATAGTTTAGATAAGATCTCTGAAATACCTGTTCTTCTTGTATGGGGTTCAAATGATACAATATCTCCAAAATCTAACTATGAACTTCTTCTAAAGAAACTTAAAAATGCAAAGCTAAAAATCATAGGCAGGAATCATGCATGTTATCTAGATAATCCTGAAGGGTTCAATAACACTGTAGTCGAGTTTCTAAAGGGATTAAAAAATGGTAAATGA
- a CDS encoding rubrerythrin yields the protein MVLGKETEMGLKELFKANAEDFMSLMLVAEKLEQLGKKEEAKALREKALVELGHAKAIFETLLRHKQLNNVVGEMAREEQDQHVAEYNKVAMTAKAEGHEDIERMLCSFADQEAKIAETIGKVSKVLEEMAKEEDMQHISEYNKVAMTAKAEGHEDIERMLCSFADQEAKIAETIKSVAKAL from the coding sequence ATGGTCCTCGGAAAAGAAACCGAAATGGGATTAAAAGAATTATTCAAAGCAAACGCAGAAGATTTTATGTCATTAATGTTAGTTGCTGAGAAGTTAGAGCAATTAGGTAAGAAAGAGGAGGCTAAAGCATTAAGAGAGAAAGCATTAGTTGAATTAGGTCATGCAAAGGCAATATTTGAGACATTATTAAGGCATAAGCAACTAAACAATGTAGTAGGTGAAATGGCAAGAGAGGAACAAGACCAACATGTAGCCGAGTATAATAAGGTTGCTATGACTGCTAAGGCAGAGGGTCATGAAGATATAGAGAGGATGTTATGCAGTTTTGCTGATCAAGAAGCTAAAATTGCGGAAACAATAGGTAAAGTTTCAAAGGTTTTAGAGGAAATGGCTAAAGAAGAGGATATGCAGCACATTAGTGAGTATAATAAGGTTGCTATGACTGCTAAGGCAGAGGGTCATGAAGATATAGAGAGGATGTTATGCAGTTTTGCTGATCAAGAAGCTAAAATTGCGGAAACAATAAAATCAGTAGCGAAGGCTCTTTAA
- the ppcA gene encoding phosphoenolpyruvate carboxylase, which translates to MRLIPRTMSTQHPDNAKVPEWARSEIIEGEDEVKEAYLAYSMYGVHEVMWDAEGKDVDTHVVRKLLTNYTDYFREHILGKDVFLTYRLPNPRVEGADRKVFAETMESIPITYDLAKKFYGNGITVPVFEVILPMTTDALELISVVKYYEKAVANEEDIELYDGIRVRDLVGDIYPKTIEVIPLVEDIDSMQNIDKIIAGFYKVIRPKYIRVFLARSDPAMNYGMIPAVLSVKIALSKLYKLSDSLNLSIYPIIGVGSLPFRGHLSPRNYEYVLREYKGIYTFTIQSAFKYDYDLEESKKAIDYINNSKIAMPDKLSEEEERILVKISTLFTQRYQPIIENLAKPINDVALLLPRRRARKLHIGLFGYSRSTGKVTLPRAISFVGSLYSIGIPPEIIGISALDNLSEEEWETFKRNYVYFKHDIERAARFFNWDSFELIKSIWNVNNEIIDEIKKDVNYAQDVLGIKVGGSDYESRKHILLSSLFLLSLREKIHQESKKYLYEMALIRRSLG; encoded by the coding sequence ATGAGACTAATACCGCGTACTATGTCTACACAACATCCTGATAACGCTAAAGTACCAGAGTGGGCTAGAAGCGAAATAATAGAAGGGGAAGACGAGGTTAAGGAAGCATATTTAGCGTATAGTATGTATGGAGTTCACGAAGTAATGTGGGATGCTGAAGGAAAAGACGTGGATACTCATGTAGTAAGAAAATTACTAACTAATTACACCGATTATTTTAGAGAACACATACTCGGAAAAGATGTATTTTTAACCTATAGGCTGCCTAATCCAAGAGTTGAAGGAGCAGATAGAAAAGTATTTGCTGAGACAATGGAAAGCATTCCTATAACTTATGATTTAGCAAAAAAATTCTATGGAAATGGTATTACAGTACCCGTTTTTGAGGTAATTCTCCCCATGACTACTGACGCTTTAGAGCTGATAAGTGTAGTAAAGTACTATGAGAAAGCCGTAGCTAATGAAGAAGATATAGAGCTTTATGATGGAATAAGAGTAAGGGATTTAGTAGGTGACATTTATCCTAAAACGATAGAAGTAATTCCATTAGTAGAAGATATCGATTCGATGCAAAATATTGATAAGATTATAGCGGGATTTTATAAGGTAATTAGACCAAAATATATTAGAGTTTTCTTAGCAAGATCAGACCCTGCTATGAATTATGGAATGATTCCAGCAGTATTATCTGTAAAAATAGCCTTAAGTAAGTTGTATAAACTGTCTGACTCCCTCAATCTAAGCATCTATCCTATCATTGGAGTTGGTTCACTACCCTTTAGAGGACATTTATCACCAAGAAATTATGAATACGTACTTAGGGAGTATAAGGGAATTTATACTTTCACAATCCAATCTGCCTTCAAATACGATTATGACTTAGAGGAGAGTAAAAAAGCAATTGATTACATAAATAACTCTAAAATTGCTATGCCAGATAAGCTAAGTGAAGAAGAGGAAAGGATATTAGTGAAAATTTCAACACTATTTACACAAAGATATCAGCCGATAATAGAAAATCTAGCTAAGCCTATTAATGATGTTGCATTATTATTACCAAGGAGAAGAGCCAGAAAGCTTCACATAGGTTTGTTTGGATACTCGAGAAGTACTGGTAAAGTTACACTTCCTAGAGCAATTTCTTTCGTGGGCTCACTTTATTCTATAGGAATACCTCCAGAGATAATTGGAATCTCAGCCTTAGATAATTTGAGTGAAGAAGAGTGGGAAACCTTTAAGAGGAATTACGTATACTTTAAACACGATATCGAAAGAGCTGCTAGATTCTTCAATTGGGATTCATTTGAATTAATTAAATCAATATGGAACGTGAATAATGAAATAATAGATGAGATCAAAAAAGACGTTAATTATGCTCAAGATGTTTTAGGAATTAAAGTAGGAGGTTCTGATTATGAAAGTAGAAAACACATCCTTTTATCTTCTCTATTTTTACTGTCTTTAAGAGAGAAAATTCATCAAGAATCAAAGAAATACTTATATGAAATGGCATTAATTAGAAGATCTTTGGGATGA
- a CDS encoding NAD(P)/FAD-dependent oxidoreductase, producing the protein MTKILVLGARFGGLTSSYTLRRLIGSKAEIKVINNSRFTYFRPALPHVAVGVMDEEDVRIDLTKALPEKGIRFQQGTVEKIDADSGLVYYTKPDGNKAEEDYDYLIIGLGAHLSTEIVKGWDTYGYSVCEIDYALKLRERLKDFKGGTIAIGSGYFYQGKNPKPKVPENYVPLADAACEGPVFEMSLMLSGYFKKRGLANKVKFVIFSPGEYLSDLSTTSRKIVREMYKQMGIELVDNFKIKEIRENEILDESGKTIKADLTILIPPYTGNMALKNSTKDLIDDGGFVPTDMNMVSIKYDNIYAVGDSNSITVPKLGYLAVKTANIAAQHLARRLGVDIKVDSYYPTIVCVADNPFEGFGVAVKDDTWYKGNTSIADPSPINHLKKELFTKYFMWTKGDMALEKFLASW; encoded by the coding sequence ATGACTAAGATACTGGTATTAGGAGCTAGATTCGGTGGTTTAACATCTTCATACACATTAAGGAGACTAATAGGAAGTAAGGCGGAAATAAAAGTTATAAACAATTCAAGATTCACGTATTTCCGACCAGCGTTACCTCATGTAGCTGTAGGCGTAATGGATGAGGAGGATGTTAGAATAGACCTAACTAAAGCATTACCAGAAAAGGGAATAAGGTTCCAGCAGGGAACAGTTGAGAAAATTGACGCTGATAGCGGTTTAGTTTATTATACTAAACCTGATGGTAATAAAGCGGAAGAAGATTATGACTATTTGATAATTGGATTAGGCGCACATCTATCTACTGAGATAGTTAAGGGATGGGATACATACGGTTATAGTGTATGCGAAATAGATTACGCTTTGAAATTGAGAGAAAGACTTAAGGATTTTAAAGGTGGAACGATAGCAATAGGCTCTGGATATTTCTATCAAGGTAAGAATCCAAAGCCTAAAGTGCCAGAGAATTATGTTCCTTTAGCCGATGCAGCATGTGAAGGTCCAGTATTCGAAATGAGCTTAATGCTTAGCGGTTACTTTAAAAAAAGAGGATTAGCTAATAAGGTGAAATTTGTAATATTCTCTCCTGGCGAGTATTTATCCGATTTGTCCACTACCTCTAGGAAGATAGTAAGAGAGATGTATAAGCAAATGGGAATTGAGCTAGTAGATAATTTCAAAATTAAGGAAATAAGAGAGAACGAGATATTAGACGAGTCTGGAAAGACTATTAAGGCTGATTTAACTATCTTAATACCGCCTTATACGGGTAACATGGCGTTAAAGAATTCCACAAAGGATCTAATTGATGATGGTGGATTTGTGCCAACAGATATGAACATGGTTTCAATAAAGTATGACAATATTTATGCTGTTGGAGATTCCAATTCGATTACAGTTCCAAAGTTAGGATATTTGGCAGTTAAAACTGCAAATATTGCAGCTCAACATTTAGCTAGAAGGTTAGGAGTTGATATAAAAGTTGATAGCTATTATCCCACTATCGTATGTGTTGCTGATAATCCATTTGAAGGTTTTGGTGTTGCAGTGAAGGATGATACATGGTATAAGGGTAATACGTCAATTGCTGATCCATCTCCGATAAATCATTTAAAGAAGGAGCTATTTACAAAATATTTCATGTGGACTAAAGGGGATATGGCATTAGAAAAGTTCCTAGCGAGTTGGTGA
- a CDS encoding cobalamin B12-binding domain-containing protein, with product MMMMNKRIKVIVAKLGLDGHDRGAKVVARALKDAGMEVVYTGLRQTPEQIVKAAIQEDADVIGISILSGAHLELIPKVVQLMRQNGLNDVGLVVGGVIPPEDINKLKEMGVDEVFLPGSSLKEIVNKVTKVAKEKRGIRVG from the coding sequence ATAATGATGATGAATAAGAGAATCAAAGTAATAGTTGCTAAGCTGGGTTTAGATGGACACGACAGAGGAGCAAAAGTAGTTGCTAGAGCATTGAAAGATGCCGGGATGGAGGTAGTTTATACTGGATTGAGACAAACGCCCGAACAAATAGTTAAGGCAGCTATACAAGAAGACGCTGATGTAATAGGGATTAGCATATTAAGTGGAGCACACCTAGAATTAATACCCAAGGTAGTGCAACTTATGAGGCAAAATGGCTTGAACGATGTTGGATTAGTTGTAGGAGGCGTAATTCCTCCTGAAGATATAAATAAATTAAAAGAAATGGGAGTTGATGAAGTATTTCTGCCGGGATCAAGTCTTAAAGAGATTGTTAACAAGGTTACAAAGGTAGCTAAGGAGAAAAGGGGTATTCGAGTTGGATAA
- a CDS encoding bifunctional ADP-dependent NAD(P)H-hydrate dehydratase/NAD(P)H-hydrate epimerase: MITVKEMRALEINSTSLGVPTLLLMENAGRSVKDEIVTRFENNVKEKQVYIFVGHGGKGGDALVTARHLAGEGANVNVILLGENKHEDAVLNLNAIEEMDFSIKMITVKDVEELKPLTADILVDGMLGTGFSGRPREPFRTAIKVFNQSKGYKVSIDVPSGINADTGEAFQDEYVKPDLVVTFHDMKPGLLKYNFNIVVKKIGIPPEAEIYAGPGDVIVNLPKRRFSSKKGENGRVLVIGGSYTFSGAPTLAGMAALRTGADLVYVAAPEDTAKIIAGYSPDLISIKLQGKNISPSNLEELKPWIDRADVVIIGPGMGLSDETVEASKTIVNYLREKNKTAVIDADALKAIKGYELYNKVVITPHAGEFKIFFGEEPSINMRERINQVVRNAEKCKCTVLLKGYIDIISDGKRFKLNKTGNPGMTVGGSGDTLTGIVGTLMAQRIEPFIAAYLGVFINSLAGTLAYNKLGAHLAPTDIVNEIPNVINNPLEAFKKKVYKRILE; the protein is encoded by the coding sequence ATGATTACCGTAAAAGAAATGAGAGCTCTAGAGATAAATAGTACTTCGCTGGGTGTTCCAACTTTATTATTGATGGAGAATGCAGGGAGATCAGTTAAGGACGAAATAGTCACAAGATTTGAAAATAATGTAAAGGAAAAACAAGTGTACATTTTCGTGGGACATGGAGGAAAAGGAGGAGATGCTTTAGTAACTGCTAGACATCTAGCTGGAGAGGGTGCAAACGTTAACGTAATTTTATTGGGAGAAAATAAACATGAAGATGCAGTGCTTAATTTAAACGCGATTGAAGAGATGGATTTCAGCATAAAAATGATTACTGTAAAAGATGTTGAGGAATTGAAGCCGTTAACTGCTGATATTCTAGTTGATGGAATGTTAGGGACTGGATTCTCCGGAAGACCGAGAGAGCCTTTCAGAACTGCTATTAAAGTATTTAACCAAAGTAAAGGGTATAAAGTGTCAATTGACGTACCGTCTGGAATTAACGCTGATACCGGCGAGGCATTCCAAGATGAGTACGTAAAACCAGATTTAGTAGTAACTTTTCATGATATGAAGCCAGGTTTATTAAAATATAATTTCAACATCGTTGTGAAGAAAATAGGCATTCCTCCTGAGGCTGAGATATATGCAGGACCAGGAGATGTCATCGTTAACTTACCCAAAAGGCGTTTCTCGTCAAAGAAGGGAGAAAATGGAAGAGTTCTAGTTATTGGGGGGAGTTACACTTTCAGTGGAGCTCCAACTTTGGCTGGAATGGCTGCGTTAAGAACGGGTGCAGATTTAGTGTACGTAGCTGCACCAGAAGACACTGCTAAAATAATAGCAGGCTACTCTCCAGATTTAATCAGTATAAAATTACAAGGAAAAAATATTTCGCCCAGTAATTTAGAAGAGTTAAAGCCATGGATAGATAGAGCTGATGTGGTAATAATTGGACCCGGCATGGGACTCTCCGACGAAACCGTTGAAGCCTCTAAAACTATAGTGAATTATTTGAGAGAAAAAAACAAAACTGCAGTAATCGATGCGGATGCTCTAAAAGCTATAAAAGGATATGAACTATATAATAAGGTTGTTATTACTCCGCATGCTGGAGAGTTCAAAATATTCTTTGGGGAGGAACCTAGTATTAATATGAGAGAGCGGATAAATCAAGTTGTTAGAAATGCTGAGAAGTGTAAATGCACTGTATTATTGAAAGGTTATATTGATATAATCAGTGATGGAAAGAGGTTTAAGTTAAATAAGACCGGCAATCCTGGAATGACAGTAGGTGGTAGTGGAGATACGTTGACCGGAATAGTAGGAACTCTAATGGCTCAAAGAATTGAACCATTTATCGCAGCTTACTTAGGAGTATTTATAAATAGTCTTGCTGGTACGTTAGCCTATAATAAATTAGGTGCCCATCTAGCACCTACTGACATAGTAAATGAGATACCTAATGTTATAAATAATCCGTTAGAAGCGTTCAAGAAGAAGGTTTATAAAAGAATACTAGAATAA
- the meaB gene encoding methylmalonyl Co-A mutase-associated GTPase MeaB, translating to MEGEELAISRLLTKIEYMTEEGISALDILSKNSGKAHVIGITGIPGAGKSTLINELIQEYVSRGSKVGVIVIDPSSPYSKGSFMGNRIRMQDKSLLKNVFIRSIASRGHLGGISAEALMLIEALDGLGFDVILVETVGAGQTDTEVSDVVHTLLVVTVPGTGDEIQALKAGIMEIGDIYVINKADKIDADLAYNAIKFAIDSAEISFRNNWRPLIVKTTAIKHEGISKLVDSIEEHKRFIMQNDIFNKRVMRRKAKIVELVVRRKLSELVDKIVSENFDIIVNQSIYKSINDTIDKVKRLLG from the coding sequence ATGGAAGGCGAAGAATTAGCCATTTCGAGATTATTAACGAAAATAGAGTATATGACTGAGGAGGGTATATCAGCACTAGACATCCTCTCTAAAAATTCTGGTAAGGCACATGTAATAGGCATTACTGGTATACCCGGTGCTGGGAAAAGTACATTGATAAATGAGTTAATACAAGAATACGTATCTAGGGGGAGTAAAGTAGGAGTTATAGTTATAGATCCTTCCAGTCCCTATAGTAAGGGGTCTTTTATGGGAAACAGAATAAGAATGCAGGATAAATCTTTGCTGAAAAATGTCTTTATAAGGAGTATAGCATCTAGAGGACACTTAGGAGGAATATCAGCTGAGGCATTAATGCTAATAGAAGCCTTAGATGGATTAGGATTTGACGTGATACTCGTGGAGACTGTTGGAGCTGGTCAAACTGATACTGAGGTTTCTGACGTAGTTCATACTCTTCTAGTTGTGACTGTCCCTGGTACAGGGGATGAAATTCAAGCTTTGAAAGCTGGAATAATGGAAATTGGAGATATTTATGTGATCAATAAGGCAGACAAAATTGACGCTGATTTAGCATATAACGCTATAAAATTCGCTATAGACTCGGCTGAGATTAGTTTTCGAAATAATTGGAGACCATTAATAGTTAAAACTACTGCAATTAAGCATGAAGGAATATCAAAATTAGTGGATAGTATCGAGGAACATAAGCGATTCATCATGCAAAACGACATTTTTAATAAAAGGGTTATGAGGAGGAAGGCAAAGATTGTAGAATTAGTTGTGAGGAGAAAATTAAGCGAGTTAGTAGATAAGATAGTTTCGGAAAACTTCGATATCATAGTAAATCAATCTATTTATAAGTCAATTAATGATACAATCGACAAGGTTAAGCGTTTACTTGGGTAA
- a CDS encoding peroxiredoxin — MKPGEDAPDFEADSTIGKIKLSNFRGKKVILYFYPKSFTSGCTRELQRFVQLYSEFKNLNAEIIGVSVDKIDTQRKFAEKYGATFPIVADDNKMITQMYGVLNDKGTSAQRVTFIIDESGKIIEILRNLKRAEEHADKSLEIIKKSKG; from the coding sequence ATGAAACCCGGAGAAGATGCTCCAGACTTTGAAGCCGATTCAACAATAGGTAAGATAAAGTTATCTAATTTCAGAGGTAAAAAGGTTATATTATATTTCTATCCTAAATCGTTTACAAGTGGCTGTACGAGAGAATTACAGAGATTTGTACAACTCTATTCAGAGTTTAAGAATTTAAACGCGGAAATTATAGGTGTTAGCGTAGATAAGATAGATACTCAAAGAAAATTCGCTGAAAAATATGGTGCAACTTTTCCTATTGTGGCTGACGATAATAAGATGATAACTCAAATGTATGGAGTGTTAAATGATAAAGGAACAAGTGCGCAAAGGGTTACATTCATAATAGACGAATCCGGGAAGATAATAGAAATCTTAAGAAACCTTAAGAGAGCAGAAGAACATGCTGATAAGTCTTTAGAAATTATAAAGAAATCTAAGGGTTAG
- a CDS encoding metal-dependent transcriptional regulator — MRNLSRREFSYLNAIKKYNDSGEGAKLSRVAKDLNIAASSVFEEINHLEEKGLVKKRKDGIWITDEGIKSLNYVIKAHRVIEILLVNIGIDKDTACEYSKQFDYLVPEEIIDKLYNYLGKPSTCPHGMSVPE; from the coding sequence ATGCGAAATCTATCTAGAAGGGAGTTTTCCTACTTAAACGCCATAAAGAAATATAATGACAGCGGTGAAGGAGCTAAACTTAGTAGAGTCGCTAAGGATTTAAATATAGCTGCCTCGAGCGTTTTTGAGGAAATAAATCACCTAGAGGAAAAGGGATTAGTCAAAAAGAGAAAAGATGGGATATGGATAACGGATGAAGGTATTAAGAGTTTAAATTACGTAATAAAGGCTCATCGTGTAATAGAAATTCTTCTGGTCAATATAGGTATAGATAAGGATACCGCTTGTGAATATTCGAAACAATTCGACTATTTGGTCCCTGAAGAAATTATTGATAAACTTTATAATTATCTAGGTAAACCATCTACTTGCCCACATGGTATGAGTGTTCCAGAATGA
- a CDS encoding DUF1641 domain-containing protein, whose amino-acid sequence MTENIIELDSLLANEKLNVTNKVLEVMIDIDKLGLVDLVKGILEDEKTFGKIVSMITSDEMLNFFLNSGKLLNVLNKLLLDDENLDVILQLVDVANKAKKIGLIDLLQGILSDEKYLGKIINGIVNDNLLNIVSRWDSILALANNLTTEDMLNTINTILSLMEDLNKVGILDVIRGIIKDENTLGNIINGLVNDFTLNLLNNWKEIANDLSKIDLRNFKYYTWLVSATGEALKVENVQPVTSLWELYRLFRDKDVQRGLGVVVSVLRHIGKVYEPEKGLAYQDIKI is encoded by the coding sequence ATGACCGAGAATATAATAGAATTAGATTCTTTATTAGCTAATGAAAAACTAAACGTTACTAATAAAGTCTTAGAAGTAATGATAGATATTGACAAATTAGGCCTAGTAGATTTAGTAAAAGGTATATTAGAAGATGAAAAAACGTTTGGGAAAATAGTCAGTATGATAACATCAGATGAGATGTTGAATTTCTTTTTAAATTCTGGTAAATTGTTGAATGTATTAAATAAACTTTTACTCGATGATGAAAACTTAGACGTCATTCTTCAATTGGTTGATGTTGCAAATAAGGCAAAGAAAATAGGTTTAATTGATTTATTACAAGGCATCTTAAGCGATGAGAAATACTTGGGTAAAATCATAAACGGAATTGTTAATGATAATCTTTTAAACATTGTTTCAAGATGGGATTCCATATTAGCCTTAGCAAATAATTTGACTACAGAAGATATGCTAAATACTATAAATACTATATTAAGTCTAATGGAGGATCTTAACAAGGTTGGGATTCTAGACGTGATAAGAGGAATTATTAAAGACGAGAATACTTTAGGGAACATTATAAATGGATTGGTTAATGATTTTACACTTAACTTGCTAAATAATTGGAAGGAAATAGCTAATGATTTATCTAAAATTGACCTTCGTAACTTTAAATATTACACTTGGCTAGTATCAGCTACTGGAGAAGCGTTAAAAGTAGAAAATGTTCAACCGGTAACCAGCTTGTGGGAACTGTATAGGCTCTTTCGTGATAAGGATGTTCAAAGAGGATTAGGTGTAGTAGTATCAGTCTTAAGACACATAGGTAAGGTTTATGAGCCAGAAAAAGGACTTGCCTATCAAGATATCAAGATTTAA
- a CDS encoding ArsR family transcriptional regulator: MEEEELSGTARKIYYYLLRQKKAVGIRKIQKDLNLSSPSIVSYHIKRLMEEGLVKETEEGYVVAKIIVEDYVKFKNVVVPRSIFLSSFLLTSLLVLFYLILYHPFSAEIFSVVVIFIVTIFSVTDVVKKYRKLKV, from the coding sequence ATGGAAGAGGAAGAGTTATCGGGGACTGCTAGGAAAATTTATTATTATCTCCTTAGACAGAAGAAAGCGGTTGGTATTAGAAAAATTCAAAAGGATTTGAATCTGAGCTCTCCCTCTATCGTTAGTTATCACATTAAGAGGTTAATGGAAGAAGGACTTGTAAAAGAAACTGAGGAAGGATACGTGGTTGCGAAGATCATTGTGGAAGATTACGTCAAGTTTAAAAATGTTGTTGTTCCTAGATCCATATTTCTTTCCTCGTTTTTACTTACATCCTTATTAGTCTTATTTTATCTTATTCTTTATCATCCCTTTTCTGCAGAAATTTTCTCAGTAGTTGTAATTTTTATAGTTACGATATTTTCTGTTACTGATGTAGTAAAAAAATATAGGAAGCTTAAAGTTTAG
- a CDS encoding DUF2250 domain-containing protein, whose amino-acid sequence MVNENQEILQLKEKLKILLKNDVRYLTILEHLKKANIDYGKSIMLNTKINLESIMKLLDDLEKLGLVERVHGATLKNTEAKFKLSSEVHKHHTYYTLTREGDHLLRYLTDEKTIIETYIDILRDDNFALNLLRYAEELNADHALTYAKLLHKRLEDTIQKIEELIRIGLIEEKNSKIIKFGERKAKPKKETRTHHKYYGLTRMGELVVREMKRKGILPK is encoded by the coding sequence ATGGTAAATGAAAATCAAGAGATATTACAGCTTAAAGAGAAACTTAAAATACTTTTAAAAAATGATGTAAGATACTTGACTATTTTAGAACATTTAAAGAAGGCAAATATTGATTATGGAAAATCAATTATGTTAAATACAAAAATAAACTTAGAAAGTATAATGAAACTTCTTGATGATTTAGAGAAATTAGGCTTAGTCGAAAGAGTCCATGGCGCTACACTGAAGAATACTGAAGCAAAGTTTAAGCTAAGTTCAGAAGTTCATAAACATCACACTTATTACACTTTAACTAGAGAAGGAGATCATCTATTAAGATATTTGACCGATGAGAAAACGATAATTGAGACATATATCGATATACTAAGAGATGACAATTTTGCCTTAAATCTTTTAAGGTATGCTGAAGAGCTTAATGCAGATCATGCATTAACTTATGCTAAGTTATTACATAAAAGATTAGAAGATACTATTCAAAAAATCGAGGAATTAATCAGAATTGGTCTTATTGAAGAGAAAAACTCCAAAATCATAAAATTTGGAGAAAGAAAAGCAAAACCTAAGAAAGAAACTAGAACTCATCATAAATACTATGGATTGACTAGGATGGGAGAGTTAGTTGTGAGAGAAATGAAAAGAAAAGGTATCTTACCCAAGTAA